A single genomic interval of Armigeres subalbatus isolate Guangzhou_Male chromosome 1, GZ_Asu_2, whole genome shotgun sequence harbors:
- the LOC134204360 gene encoding uncharacterized protein LOC134204360 codes for MMDYILQELRKTDADIEEIFHKEGIDEVNIFVDLNEQDFVRLRLRTKTIKVIQRLQKEFESASIVEEYIVEESGEDCELGDVKVAPVFDSSVSCAYRQPEQVHVDAEREDEETQDNKTQSNPYKGILLEKKINIDRIFERTDDGMQVMESLKQGEKPNDKMLTRIKKLLCEYLQLTYGMRPSAFHKNIMAVSLVDTYPILRSTTPDVPQALWFYPNARGQHRHSGRLHYHLEYLVRKSTDRKILRVKRVATPTDPLGEGSLQAFAYNIEQMIEELKFLCPGPNTRKRAEELWDNTFEERNKFRKTEEFHLFLMECPAATAFDGYLLKLDFLKLHPQARSLEEVFGDWSPRILAAYPETLQHIPNETVRALGIIRMQNPSRGKKRLRDDTSSSPSVNPLSGIVEWLNVDDPFPTAHHEHPVLYARGSFPENPTGGIISWRGITIDLQMPFLGLFETLCQAWAVFNVECRPSDKQFFVFLSAVLMGVGNITTTGEKFLRRLN; via the exons ATGATGGACTACATTTTGCAAGAGCTCCGTAAGACCGATGCCGATATTGAGGAAATCTTCC ATAAGGAAGGAATCGATGAAGTCAATATTTTCGTCGATTTAAATGAGCAAGACTTCGTTCGTTTGCGACTCAGAACAAAAACTATTAAAGTTATTCAGCGGCTTCAGAAGGAATTTGAATCGGCCTCAATAGTGGAAGAATATATCGTTGAGGAGTCAGGTGAGGACTGTGAACTTGGAGATGTGAAGGTAGCACCAGTGTTTGATTCATCGGTGTCTTGTGCATACCGGCAACCAGAGCAAGTACATGTGGACGCCGAAAGAGAAGATGAAGAAACACAAGATAATAAGACCCAATCCAACCCTTACAAgggaattctcttggaaaag AAAATTAATATTGACAGAATCTTTGAAAGGACGGACGATGGGATGCAGGTGATGGAATCATTAAAACAAGGCGAAAAACCAAATGACAAAATGCTAACGCGCATCAAAAAGCTTTTGTGCGAATATCTTCAACTGACCTACGGAAT GCGACCTTCGGCATTTCACAAGAACATTATGGCGGTTTCTCTTGTGGATACCTACCCAATACTGAGATCAACTACTCCAGACGTACCACAAGCGCTGTGGTTCTATCCAAATGCCAGAGGTCAACACCGCCACAGTGGCCGGTTGCACTACCATCTAGAGTACCTCGTGCGAAAGTCAACGGACCGAAAAATCCTTCGCGTCAAGAGAGTCGCCACGCCGACTGATCCGTTGGGCGAAGGAAGCCTTCAAGCATTTGCATATAATATCGAACAGAtg ATCGAAGAGCTAAAATTTCTTTGCCCTGGTCCGAATACCAGAAAACGTGCGGAAGAGTTATGGGACAATACTTTCGAGGAACGTAACAAGTTTCGAAAAACCGAAGAGTTTCACTTGTTTCTGATGGAATGCCCAGCAGCTACCGCTTTTGATGGATATTTA CTGAAACTCGATTTTCTAAAGCTACACCCTCAAGCACGATCTCTCGAAGAAGTATTTGGAGATTGGAGTCCCAGAATATTGGCTGCCTATCCGGAGACATTGCAGCATATCCCGAACG AGACAGTACGAGCATTGGGGATCATAAGGATGCAGAATCCAAGTCGGGGTAAAAAGCGCCTACGAGACGATACAAGCAGCTCACCCAGCGTAAATCCGTTGTCTGGAATCGTCGAATGGTTGAAT GTTGATGACCCATTTCCTACGGCCCACCATGAGCATCCTGTGTTGTACGCTAGAGGATCATTTCCAGAAAATCCAACTGGGGGAATAATATCGTGGAGAGGTATCACAATCGATCTCCAGATGCCTTTTTTGGGGTTATTTGAAACGCTTTGTCAAGCTTGGGCGGTTTTCAACGTTGAATGTCGCCCAAGCGACaaacaattttttgtttttttatcagCTGTTTTGATGGGTGTGGGAAATATCACAACGACAGGTGAAAAATTCCTGCGCCGCTTGAATTAA
- the LOC134204340 gene encoding nucleolar protein 10 produces the protein MIVTDTGDVKIYNLSAGKALPDWISDKKRRESQHKKADVSRRIELIQDFDMPSVATSVEMSPDGQYILATGTYKPRVKCYDVNNLSLKFERCFDSEVVKFKILSEDYGKVVFLQADRFVEFHAAHGRHYRLRIPRFGRDLDYHKPSCDLFLVGTSSEIYRLNTERGQFLQPYSTSASSINACEVNPEHHLLCVGTQEGTVEAWDPRDKNRCGVLDVAVNIQNHEKFPSVSAIKSKNGLHMAVGTESGHVLLYDIRAKDPLLVKDHLNQLAVRKIGFNAENNAVYSLDNAMLKIWDEVTGKQLAYIESNSNFNDFTTSPKSGLLFFAQEEPKMMTYYIPSLGPAPRWCSFLDNLTEEIESESVQNIYDDYKFITKQELADLGLDHLEGSSMLRAYMHGFFIDIRLYNKAKAIADPFAFQRYRKEKIAKQIEESRPARLQLKSKLPKVNAELAEKLLTEQELGNVRLKSAASNLLADDRFKTMFENPDFEVDKSAVEYRLLNPVLTRLDKSRAQKLKAREAAEEAAAEKRENAEEEGSTDDDLFSENDESSDDDQTWTKEVKKEFKKINLEKKRERELELSRDAAGEDDDDDDYDGPSIAVHEQEDFNIGSAHRRINKSGLGKRLAASKPMEVKMLGGLGNCQMTFSTERKTKGGFDRKRQAELKRHREERKKVIRPTTSLKRFKK, from the coding sequence ATGATAGTAACTGATACGGGTGATGTGAAAATCTACAATTTAAGTGCCGGAAAGGCACTTCCGGATTGGATTTCGGACAAAAAGCGTCGCGAGTCGCAGCACAAAAAAGCTGACGTCAGTCGGCGAATCGAGCTGATCCAGGATTTCGATATGCCGAGTGTGGCGACCAGCGTCGAAATGTCGCCGGACGGGCAGTATATTCTTGCAACCGGAACCTATAAGCCGCGAGTCAAATGCTACGATGTGAATAATCTGTCGCTGAAGTTCGAGCGGTGCTTCGACTCGGAGGTGGTGAAGTTTAAAATTCTCAGCGAAGACTACGGCAAGGTGGTGTTTCTGCAGGCAGATCGATTTGTGGAGTTTCATGCCGCACATGGAAGGCACTACCGGTTACGCATTCCCCGGTTCGGGAGGGATTTGGATTATCACAAACCGTCGTGTGATTTGTTCCTGGTGGGAACGTCATCGGAAATCTATCGGCTGAATACGGAGCGAGGTCAGTTTTTGCAGCCGTACAGCACCTCAGCTAGCAGCATAAATGCTTGCGAAGTGAATCCGGAACATCATTTGCTATGCGTTGGTACTCAGGAAGGAACAGTCGAAGCATGGGATCCGAGGGACAAAAACCGTTGCGGAGTTTTGGATGTCGCCGTAAATATTCAAAaccacgaaaagtttccttcagTTTCAGCGATAAAATCGAAAAATGGTTTACATATGGCTGTAGGAACAGAGTCGGGCCACGTACTTTTGTACGACATTAGAGCAAAGGACCCGTTGCTCGTTAAAGATCATTTGAATCAACTCGCAGTGCGGAAAATTGGGTTCAACGCGGAGAACAATGCAGTTTATTCGTTGGACAATGCCATGCTGAAAATCTGGGACGAAGTCACGGGCAAACAGTTGGCTTACATAGAATCGAACAGCAATTTCAACGATTTTACCACGTCCCCCAAGAGTGGTCTCTTGTTTTTCGCACAAGAGGAACCAAAGATGATGACGTATTACATTCCCAGTCTTGGACCTGCCCCGCGTTGGTGTTCCTTCCTGGACAATCTCACCGAGGAAATAGAATCGGAAAGTGTGCAGAATATCTACGACGATTACAAATTCATCACCAAACAGGAACTGGCTGATCTGGGATTGGATCATCTCGAGGGAAGCAGCATGCTGCGAGCGTACATGCATGGTTTCTTCATCGACATTCGGTTGTACAACAAAGCCAAGGCTATTGCCGATCCGTTTGCCTTCCAACGGTATCGCAAAGAGAAGATCGCCAAGCAAATTGAAGAATCGCGTCCTGCTCGGCTTCAGCTCAAATCTAAGCTACCGAAGGTTAACGCTGAACTTGCGGAGAAACTGCTCACCGAACAAGAATTGGGCAACGTCAGGCTCAAATCGGCCGCCAGTAATCTACTGGCTGATGATCGTTTCAAAACTATGTTCGAGAATCCGGACTTCGAAGTCGATAAGTCAGCCGTTGAGTATCGTTTGTTGAATCCGGTGTTAACGCGACTGGATAAATCTCGGGCGCAAAAGCTCAAAGCAAGGGAGGCTGCAGAGGAAGCTGCTGCAGAAAAACGGGAAAATGCGGAGGAGGAAGGAAGCACAGATGATGATCTGTTCAGCGAAAACGACGAGAGTTCCGATGATGATCAGACGTGGACGAAGGAGGTTAAGAAAGAGTTCAAGAAAATCAATTTGGAAAAGAAGCGTGAACGAGAACTAGAATTGAGTCGAGATGCAGCTGGGgaagacgacgacgatgacgactaTGATGGGCCTTCGATAGCGGTTCATGAGCAGGAAGACTTTAACATAGGCAGCGCACACAGAAGAATCAACAAATCCGGTTTGGGCAAACGATTGGCTGCCAGCAAACCGATGGAGGTGAAGATGTTAGGCGGTCTGGGAAATTGTCAGATGACGTTCAGcaccgaacgaaaaacgaaggGCGGTTTCGATAGGAAACGGCAGGCAGAATTGAAGAGGCACCGAGAGGAACGGAAAAAGGTGATACGGCCGACGACTAGCTTGAAAAGGTTTAAGAAATAA